A genomic region of Arachis hypogaea cultivar Tifrunner chromosome 5, arahy.Tifrunner.gnm2.J5K5, whole genome shotgun sequence contains the following coding sequences:
- the LOC112802405 gene encoding protein indeterminate-domain 14, protein MLANNSSVAPSEPFSCADNSNGTPSNKRKRRPAGTPDPDAEVVSLSPKTLLESDRYVCEICNQGFQRDQNLQMHRRRHKVPWKLLKRETPVVRKRVFVCPEPTCLHHDPCHALGDLVGIKKHFRRKHSNHKQWVCERCSKGYAVQSDYKAHLKTCGTRGHSCDCGRVFSRVESFIEHQDACNMGRLRTESHHNHNHNHQPPPTPTACLSRTASSPSPSRSETNFSTAPWQPTSSTTTTTTPTSLVVITKPITTTTEPPFFNNTNPTPILATAETFLFKKSNTSNKLHHPNLDLQLSTTTTTTMMMNNNNSIPNVDLTLSPKSDNNHHQQLQNQQHSTQLQLSIGGTTSSDISENNNKNDSSNRNSSPKESINSSNENKHATATSMALRVQEQAREQLRLAMAEKAYAEEARKQAKRQIEMAEQEFNNAKRIRQQAQAEFDKACALKEHAMKKINSTIMQITCHSCKQHFHLQPPPVSATAPPDENSLVLSYMSSGITTEGAGEVIENNNNDHDTTTTTITDNNNNNGKKASTATNS, encoded by the exons ATGTTAGCGAATAACTCTTCAGTAGCTCCAAGTGAACCATTTTCTTGTGCTGATAATAGTAATGGCACTCCAAGCAATAAAAGGAAGAGAAGACCCGCAGGAACACCAG ATCCAGATGCAGAGGTGGTGTCGCTGTCGCCAAAGACGTTATTGGAATCGGATCGATATGTGTGTGAGATCTGCAACCAAGGCTTCCAAAGGGACCAGAACCTGCAGATGCATCGGAGGAGGCACAAGGTGCCGTGGAAGCTTCTAAAGAGGGAGACGCCGGTGGTCAGGAAGAGGGTCTTCGTGTGTCCGGAGCCTACTTGCCTGCACCACGACCCTTGTCACGCACTCGGAGACCTTGTTGGGATCAAGAAGCACTTCCGCCGCAAGCACAGCAACCACAAACAGTGGGTCTGCGAGCGCTGCTCCAAGGGCTACGCGGTGCAGTCCGATTACAAGGCTCACCTCAAGACCTGCGGCACTCGCGGCCACTCTTGTGATTGCGGCCGCGTCTTCTCCAG GGTGGAGAGCTTTATTGAGCATCAAGATGCTTGCAACATGGGGAGGCTTAGGACGGAATctcatcataatcataatcataatcatcaaCCACCACCAACTCCAACTGCATGTTTATCAAGAACAGCTTCAAGTCCAAGCCCTTCAAGAAGTGAAACCAATTTCAGCACTGCTCCATGGCAACcaacatcatcaacaacaacaacaacaacaccaacaagCCTTGTTGTGATCACAAAACCAATAACAACAACCACAGAACCACCTTTCTTCAACAACACTAACCCTACCCCAATTCTAGCCACTGCTGAAACATTCCTATTCAAGAAGAGTAACACCAGCAACAAACTCCATCACCCAAACTTGGATCTTCAgctctccaccaccaccaccaccaccatgatGATGAACAACAACAATTCGATCCCCAATGTTGATTTAACACTATCACCAAAGAGTGATAATAATCATCATCAGCAGCTTCAAAACCAGCAGCATTCAACACAGCTGCAACTCTCCATTGGTGGAACAACCTCGTCAGACATTAGCGAGAACAATAACAAGAACGACTCATCAAACAGGAACTCGTCACCGAAAGAGAGCATCAACAGCAGCAACGAGAACAAGCATGCGACAGCAACAAGCATGGCTTTACGGGTTCAAGAACAAGCGAGGGAGCAACTAAGGTTAGCCATGGCGGAGAAAGCGTACGCAGAAGAAGCAAGGAAACAAGCAAAGAGGCAGATAGAAATGGCGGAACAAGAGTTCAACAATGCAAAGAGGATAAGGCAACAAGCGCAAGCTGAATTCGACAAAGCTTGCGCTCTCAAGGAACATGCAATGAAGAAGATAAACTCAACCATCATGCAAATCACGTGCCATTCTTGCAAGCAACACTTTCATCTTCAACCACCACCAGTATCTGCTACAGCACCACCAGATGAAAATTCCTTGGTTCTCAGTTACATGTCTTCTGGAATCACCACCGAAGGTGCTGGAGAAGTTATAGAGAACAATAATAACGATCAtgatactactactactactattactgataataataataataatgggaaGAAAGCATCTACAGCTACTAACTCttag